The Chryseobacterium aureum genome contains a region encoding:
- a CDS encoding cupin domain-containing protein translates to MKPLIIVILMLNTVVMTAQQKTISRKELLKTALDQNVKSTEIQEITMAAGQGAPEHLHPCPVVGIINSGEVIFQIEGQEKVLLHEGDAFYEPKNVKILHFDNASAEKPLVFTAIYLKEGNEDNIKFIK, encoded by the coding sequence ATGAAACCATTGATCATTGTTATTTTGATGCTGAATACTGTTGTAATGACAGCTCAGCAGAAGACCATCTCCAGGAAAGAGCTATTAAAAACTGCTCTTGATCAGAACGTAAAATCTACCGAAATCCAGGAAATAACAATGGCTGCCGGACAGGGAGCTCCAGAACATCTGCATCCGTGTCCCGTTGTGGGAATCATCAATTCCGGTGAAGTGATTTTTCAGATCGAAGGGCAGGAGAAAGTACTGCTTCATGAAGGAGATGCTTTTTATGAACCTAAAAATGTGAAAATTCTTCATTTTGATAATGCATCTGCGGAAAAACCATTGGTTTTTACAGCTATTTACCTGAAGGAGGGAAATGAAGACAATATAAAATTCATAAAATAA
- a CDS encoding glycosyltransferase — MKKISVIFILPDLETGGAERIVTTIANHLSRDRFEPKILLLRKKGGYLNFLKKDVEIIDINTERIRHSLRPILGEIYRRKPDIVFSGFGEVNAYLSLFIKLFPRTKFIARETNVVTQHVTRKEIKFFYNFYNNYQKIIAQSDDMMKDLVDNFNIRKKKIVKINNPVDFDFIEDKMSVSLKPECFKYNYKNVVAIGNLSSRKGFDNLLKVFSRLKNENILLHILGDGKDKDLLLQTKELLGLKKVIFHGRQENPYQYLKYADLFVLSSRYEGFPNVLLEAGACGTYSLANNCPGGINEIIQHHVNGEIADIENHDRFAQEIVRILQSNYNRDAIKNSIKSRFSKNIILDKYEKVLLDLIKP; from the coding sequence ATGAAAAAAATATCTGTCATATTTATTCTGCCGGACCTGGAGACCGGAGGAGCAGAAAGGATTGTTACCACTATAGCGAACCATCTTTCCAGAGATCGGTTTGAGCCCAAGATTTTGCTGTTGCGTAAAAAAGGCGGATACCTGAATTTCCTGAAAAAAGATGTCGAAATCATTGACATTAATACTGAAAGAATAAGACACTCATTAAGACCTATTTTAGGGGAAATCTACAGAAGAAAACCAGATATTGTCTTCTCAGGCTTCGGAGAGGTAAATGCTTATTTGTCATTATTCATAAAGCTGTTTCCAAGGACGAAATTCATCGCAAGAGAAACCAATGTGGTCACTCAGCATGTAACCCGTAAAGAGATTAAATTTTTCTATAATTTTTACAACAACTATCAGAAAATTATTGCGCAAAGCGATGATATGATGAAAGATCTTGTGGATAATTTCAATATCAGGAAGAAAAAAATTGTCAAGATCAATAATCCTGTAGACTTTGATTTTATTGAAGATAAAATGTCGGTATCTTTAAAACCCGAATGCTTCAAATACAATTATAAAAATGTAGTGGCCATTGGTAATTTATCATCCAGAAAAGGCTTTGATAACCTGTTGAAGGTTTTTTCAAGACTGAAGAACGAAAACATCCTCCTCCATATCTTAGGGGACGGAAAAGATAAAGACCTCCTGCTTCAGACCAAAGAACTTTTAGGATTAAAAAAAGTAATTTTTCATGGCAGACAGGAAAATCCCTACCAATATCTGAAATATGCGGACTTATTTGTGCTTTCTTCAAGATACGAAGGTTTTCCCAATGTGCTGCTTGAAGCAGGTGCTTGCGGAACTTATTCCTTAGCCAATAACTGTCCCGGAGGAATTAATGAGATCATCCAGCATCATGTAAACGGCGAAATTGCAGACATTGAGAACCATGACAGATTTGCCCAGGAGATTGTAAGAATACTTCAGAGCAATTATAATCGGGATGCTATAAAGAATTCTATTAAATCAAGGTTCTCAAAGAATATTATTCTGGATAAATATGAAAAGGTCTTGCTGGATCTGATCAAGCCCTGA
- the recQ gene encoding DNA helicase RecQ — MSAKKANLSGELKKYFGFSTFKGQQEQIIDNLLNGKDIFVLMPTGGGKSLCYQLPALISEGTAIVVSPLIALMKNQVDAVNGLSSEDGVAHVLNSSLNKTQTKQVFDDIKSGKTKLLYVAPESLIKDDYLDFLKEVKISFFAIDEAHCISEWGHDFRPEYRNLKQIIDKIANVPVIALTATATPKVQDDIQKTLGMTNALVFKESFNRPNLYYEVCPKINVDKEIVKFINQHKGKSGIVYCLSRRKVEEFAQLLQVNGINALPYHAGLDQKVRVANQDKFLMEEVDVIVATIAFGMGIDKPDVRFVIHYDFPKSLESYYQETGRAGRDGGEGHCLAFYDPKDIEKLEKFLAQKPVSEREIGLQLLNEVVGYAETSMSRRQYILYYFGESFDPVNGDGAKMCDNSSNPPKLKDATADLKKSLELINDTGEKFKSKDLISVIAGKENAVTKSYKLEQSSYFGFGKDEKDNYWKTILRQATVQNFLQKDIETYGVLKITEKGRNVLNGKSQDVFLIAEDREFDLTQAKAESDQVQQQAGGGLDQNLFNLLKELRKKVAKKHGIPPYTVFMDPSLEDMTVQYPITVDEITKIYGVGEGKAKKYGKEFADYIRTYVEDNNIERTQDMVLKQVANKSSHKVFIIQSTDKKIDLEDIARAKNLSMDELLKEMERIVYQGTKLNIDYYIEDNFDEDIVDGFMEFMNESESDSMKVLLDEFGDELSDEEVRMLRIKFISDVAN; from the coding sequence ATGAGCGCAAAAAAAGCCAATTTATCAGGCGAATTGAAAAAGTATTTTGGGTTTTCTACATTCAAGGGCCAGCAGGAACAGATTATAGACAACCTACTGAATGGGAAGGATATATTTGTCCTAATGCCTACAGGTGGTGGAAAATCATTATGTTACCAGCTTCCGGCACTTATTTCGGAGGGTACAGCAATAGTAGTTTCGCCTTTAATAGCATTGATGAAAAATCAGGTAGATGCAGTGAATGGTCTTTCATCTGAGGATGGGGTAGCACACGTATTGAATTCATCATTAAACAAAACGCAGACTAAACAGGTTTTTGACGATATTAAAAGCGGGAAAACCAAACTTCTGTATGTAGCTCCTGAATCATTAATTAAAGATGATTACCTGGATTTTTTGAAAGAAGTGAAAATTTCTTTCTTTGCTATTGACGAGGCCCACTGTATTTCAGAATGGGGGCATGATTTCAGACCGGAATACAGAAATCTTAAACAGATTATAGATAAAATCGCCAATGTACCGGTGATTGCTTTAACCGCTACAGCTACTCCCAAGGTTCAGGATGATATCCAGAAAACGTTGGGAATGACCAATGCATTGGTGTTTAAGGAAAGTTTTAACCGCCCTAATCTCTACTATGAAGTATGTCCTAAAATCAATGTAGATAAGGAAATCGTTAAATTTATCAATCAGCATAAAGGAAAATCAGGGATTGTATACTGCCTGAGCAGAAGAAAAGTTGAAGAATTTGCCCAGCTTCTGCAGGTCAACGGAATCAATGCGCTTCCGTACCATGCGGGCCTTGACCAGAAAGTAAGAGTAGCCAATCAGGATAAATTCCTGATGGAAGAAGTGGATGTGATCGTGGCAACCATTGCCTTCGGGATGGGAATTGATAAACCGGATGTACGTTTTGTTATCCATTACGATTTCCCGAAATCTCTGGAAAGCTATTATCAGGAAACCGGCAGGGCAGGAAGAGATGGGGGCGAAGGCCACTGTCTGGCATTCTATGACCCGAAAGATATTGAAAAACTGGAGAAATTCCTTGCACAGAAACCCGTTTCAGAAAGAGAAATCGGATTACAGCTTCTTAATGAAGTGGTAGGCTATGCAGAAACTTCCATGAGCAGAAGACAGTATATTCTGTATTATTTCGGAGAAAGCTTCGATCCGGTAAACGGAGATGGTGCCAAAATGTGCGACAATTCATCCAATCCTCCCAAATTAAAAGATGCTACGGCAGACCTTAAAAAATCTCTGGAACTGATTAATGACACAGGAGAAAAATTCAAATCTAAAGACCTGATTTCCGTTATCGCAGGTAAAGAAAATGCGGTGACAAAATCTTATAAACTTGAGCAGAGCTCTTATTTCGGGTTTGGAAAAGATGAAAAAGACAATTACTGGAAAACGATTTTAAGACAGGCAACTGTTCAGAATTTTTTACAGAAAGATATTGAAACCTACGGCGTTCTGAAGATTACGGAAAAAGGAAGAAATGTCCTGAACGGAAAATCCCAAGACGTATTTTTAATTGCCGAAGACAGAGAATTTGATCTTACCCAGGCAAAAGCAGAGAGCGATCAGGTACAGCAGCAGGCTGGCGGAGGGCTGGATCAGAACCTTTTCAACCTGTTGAAAGAACTGAGAAAGAAAGTAGCCAAAAAACACGGAATTCCGCCCTACACGGTGTTTATGGATCCGAGTTTGGAGGATATGACGGTTCAGTACCCCATTACGGTAGACGAAATCACAAAGATCTACGGAGTAGGCGAGGGTAAAGCCAAAAAATATGGTAAAGAGTTCGCAGACTACATCAGAACCTATGTAGAAGATAACAACATAGAACGTACTCAGGATATGGTATTGAAGCAGGTGGCCAATAAATCAAGCCACAAGGTTTTCATCATCCAGAGCACGGATAAAAAGATTGATCTTGAAGATATTGCAAGAGCTAAAAATCTTTCTATGGATGAACTTCTCAAAGAAATGGAAAGAATTGTTTATCAGGGCACAAAATTGAATATCGACTACTATATTGAGGATAATTTTGACGAAGATATTGTAGACGGATTCATGGAATTCATGAACGAATCTGAAAGCGACAGTATGAAAGTACTGCTGGATGAATTCGGGGACGAATTGTCTGATGAGGAAGTGAGAATGCTGAGAATTAAATTCATCAGTGACGTAGCAAACTAG
- a CDS encoding KpsF/GutQ family sugar-phosphate isomerase gives MDRTNIISIAKSTLEIEIAELEKLKNRLDDQFAQAVEIIHSAKGKLIVVGIGKSAHVGNKIVATLNSTGTPSQFLHASEAIHGDLGVIQKQDVVLCISNSGNSPEITNLVPYLKDYSSALIGMTGNKASKLAEFSEIILDTHVDVEACPNKLAPTSSTTIQMALGDALAVALMELNDFKANDFAKFHPGGSLGKNLTSKVEQFLSSQKPQVTEEASIRDVIISISGSSHGITVVTNADQIIGVITDGDLRRMLMKGEDIGKVLAKDIMSARPRTIEKNALAKEAMKILKDNNIGQLVVTDNGKYFGIIDLHKLLDEGIN, from the coding sequence ATGGATAGAACCAACATTATATCAATTGCAAAAAGCACTTTAGAAATAGAGATTGCTGAGCTCGAAAAATTAAAAAACAGACTTGATGACCAATTTGCACAGGCAGTAGAGATTATTCACTCTGCCAAAGGGAAGCTCATTGTAGTGGGAATAGGCAAATCTGCACACGTAGGTAACAAAATCGTAGCAACTTTAAACTCTACGGGTACACCTTCACAGTTCCTGCATGCCTCAGAAGCTATCCATGGAGATCTTGGGGTGATTCAGAAGCAGGATGTTGTTTTATGCATTTCCAATTCCGGGAATTCTCCTGAAATTACGAATCTGGTTCCGTATTTAAAAGATTATTCTTCTGCTCTGATCGGAATGACGGGAAATAAGGCCAGTAAGCTGGCTGAATTTTCAGAAATTATTTTAGATACGCATGTAGATGTGGAAGCCTGCCCGAATAAGCTGGCGCCTACCAGCTCTACTACCATCCAGATGGCACTGGGAGATGCTTTGGCGGTTGCTTTAATGGAGCTGAATGATTTTAAAGCTAATGATTTTGCCAAATTTCATCCCGGAGGAAGCCTAGGAAAGAATCTGACATCTAAAGTAGAACAGTTCCTTTCTTCACAAAAACCGCAGGTTACTGAAGAGGCTTCCATAAGAGATGTGATTATCTCCATCAGCGGTTCCAGCCACGGAATTACCGTAGTAACCAATGCTGACCAGATTATTGGAGTGATTACTGACGGAGATTTAAGAAGAATGCTGATGAAAGGTGAAGATATTGGTAAAGTTCTGGCTAAAGACATTATGTCTGCACGTCCCAGAACCATTGAGAAAAACGCTCTGGCTAAAGAAGCTATGAAAATACTGAAAGACAACAACATCGGCCAGCTTGTAGTAACGGATAACGGAAAATATTTCGGGATTATAGACCTGCACAAGCTGCTGGACGAAGGGATTAATTAG
- the tatC gene encoding twin-arginine translocase subunit TatC — protein sequence MSEGKDMSFLGHIGELRGHLIRSIIAIIVAAFVVGFNINWIMDHIFFGPTRNDFPTFRVVNHFSRMILGEDSIHLPKDFPVRVQRLYQQFNVMMAVSIFGGMVAAFPYIVWELWRFISPALHPKEKKNSIYIINAVWMLFMTGVLCGYFLILPFAVNFGVIFKISDIIVPLYDLSDYTTLFLQVVLGMGVIFLFPILIYFLTSIGILTPKFMKTYRRHAIVLIMVVAAIITPADVLSMIMAALPLLILYEFSIVMCTYTYKKVQKSNANLPTVQQ from the coding sequence GTGAGTGAAGGTAAAGACATGTCCTTTCTTGGACATATAGGAGAATTAAGAGGCCACCTGATCCGATCGATTATTGCTATCATAGTTGCGGCTTTTGTAGTAGGCTTTAATATCAACTGGATTATGGACCATATCTTTTTTGGGCCTACCAGAAATGATTTCCCAACTTTCAGAGTGGTCAATCACTTTTCCAGAATGATTTTAGGAGAAGACAGCATTCATCTTCCCAAAGATTTCCCGGTCCGTGTACAGAGATTATACCAGCAGTTCAATGTGATGATGGCTGTTTCCATTTTTGGAGGAATGGTGGCTGCATTTCCTTATATTGTATGGGAATTATGGCGTTTTATCAGTCCTGCTCTACATCCGAAAGAGAAAAAAAATTCTATCTATATTATTAATGCGGTATGGATGCTTTTCATGACCGGAGTATTATGCGGTTATTTTTTGATCCTTCCGTTTGCTGTTAATTTTGGAGTGATCTTCAAAATTTCAGATATCATTGTTCCGCTTTATGACTTAAGCGACTACACCACTTTATTTTTACAGGTAGTGCTGGGGATGGGGGTTATTTTCCTTTTCCCGATTCTTATTTACTTCCTTACCAGCATCGGAATTCTTACTCCTAAATTTATGAAAACATACCGCCGTCATGCGATCGTCCTGATTATGGTGGTGGCTGCCATCATTACGCCGGCAGATGTTTTGAGTATGATAATGGCTGCCTTACCGCTGCTGATTCTATATGAATTCAGTATTGTTATGTGTACCTACACTTATAAGAAAGTACAGAAAAGCAACGCCAATCTTCCGACCGTACAGCAATAA
- a CDS encoding M1 family metallopeptidase, with protein MKKLSYTLLLASGLVFGQFFEKGKTFTKQDTLKGSNTEFRNFWDVKKYDLSVEPDFEQKSIKGNNKISFEIIKDVTNPVFQIDLQQPMKADKVEGSFPIANYKQDGDFIWITANKKFKKGEKYTINVLYSGKPTIAKNAPWDGGWIFTKDEKGNPWMTAADEGIGASIWLPTKDIWSDEPDNGIVMKIITPNDLVGVGNGRLTSKKTEGNKTTYTWEVKNPINAYSIIPSIGKYVNFKDIFEGEKGKLDLDYWVLDYNLDKAKKQFQQVKPMLSAFEYWFGPYPFYEDSYKLVESPHLGMEHQSNVAYGNKYQNGYLGRDLSGTGVGLKWDFIIIHESGHEWFANNITAKDQADMWIHESFTNYSETLFTEKYMDKKSSEIYVQGIRKLIDNDVPIIGQYGVRNEGSGDMYPKGANMIHTIRQVINNDEKFRQILRGLNKDFYHQTVTTQQIENYISSKSGIDFSTVFDQYLRTIKIPTLEYSQNGDTLKFRYTDVVKNLKLPVIINGDQTINPTEEWQTVKLKKSTPAEFNPNYYITYYNTK; from the coding sequence ATGAAAAAGTTGTCATATACACTCTTATTGGCCTCAGGACTGGTTTTCGGGCAGTTCTTTGAAAAGGGTAAAACTTTCACGAAACAGGATACTTTAAAAGGATCCAATACTGAATTCAGGAATTTTTGGGATGTCAAAAAATATGATCTTTCCGTAGAACCGGATTTCGAACAGAAAAGTATCAAAGGAAATAACAAAATCAGCTTTGAGATCATCAAAGATGTTACTAATCCTGTTTTCCAGATCGACCTTCAGCAGCCTATGAAAGCGGATAAGGTGGAAGGAAGCTTTCCTATTGCCAATTATAAGCAGGATGGCGACTTTATCTGGATAACAGCGAATAAAAAATTCAAAAAAGGAGAAAAATACACCATCAATGTTCTGTATTCCGGGAAACCTACGATTGCCAAAAATGCCCCTTGGGACGGAGGCTGGATTTTCACCAAAGATGAAAAAGGAAATCCATGGATGACTGCTGCTGATGAAGGAATCGGGGCTTCCATATGGCTTCCGACAAAAGATATATGGAGTGACGAGCCGGATAACGGTATCGTAATGAAAATCATTACCCCTAATGACCTTGTGGGAGTTGGGAACGGAAGACTGACCAGCAAAAAAACAGAGGGTAATAAGACTACTTATACCTGGGAAGTGAAAAACCCAATCAACGCCTACTCTATTATCCCAAGTATAGGAAAATATGTAAATTTTAAAGATATATTTGAGGGTGAAAAAGGAAAACTGGACTTGGATTATTGGGTACTTGACTACAATCTAGACAAGGCAAAAAAACAATTTCAACAGGTAAAACCTATGCTCTCAGCGTTTGAATACTGGTTTGGTCCGTATCCGTTTTATGAAGATTCATACAAACTTGTAGAATCTCCTCACCTTGGTATGGAACATCAGAGTAATGTGGCATATGGAAACAAATATCAGAACGGCTATCTTGGAAGAGATCTTTCAGGGACGGGAGTCGGATTAAAATGGGATTTCATTATTATTCATGAAAGCGGCCATGAATGGTTTGCGAACAATATTACGGCAAAAGACCAGGCTGATATGTGGATCCATGAGAGTTTCACCAACTATTCCGAAACTCTTTTCACAGAAAAATATATGGACAAAAAATCTTCTGAAATCTATGTTCAGGGAATCCGGAAATTGATAGACAATGACGTTCCTATTATTGGCCAGTATGGCGTAAGAAATGAAGGCAGCGGAGATATGTACCCGAAGGGGGCCAACATGATTCATACGATAAGACAGGTGATCAATAATGACGAGAAGTTCAGGCAGATTTTAAGGGGTTTGAATAAAGATTTTTATCATCAGACTGTGACCACCCAGCAGATTGAAAATTATATTTCCTCAAAATCCGGCATTGATTTCTCAACTGTTTTTGATCAGTATCTGAGAACGATCAAGATTCCTACTCTTGAGTACAGCCAGAATGGTGATACGCTGAAATTCCGATATACGGATGTGGTAAAAAACCTGAAACTTCCAGTCATCATTAATGGCGATCAAACCATCAACCCTACGGAAGAATGGCAGACCGTAAAGCTTAAAAAGAGTACTCCGGCAGAATTTAATCCCAATTATTATATTACTTACTACAATACGAAATAA
- a CDS encoding M61 family metallopeptidase, which yields MRKTVLSLGIFASFLANAQSVKTTIDLVNVKDDKVAVTMEFPKMKSKDIKFHFPKTVPGTYSVDDYGRFIEGIKFYDNKGQELTYTKVNDNTYSLKNAQGLSKISYLVNDSFDDELDTSKHKAVFSPSGTDIEEGKVYMINTHGFIGYIDNMQDVPYQLIIQKPADFYGTTALVDQDKSENTDTYTLANYAKVTDSPLMYTKPDYITFNAGGMDLVLGVYSPTGKYKAADFKENLEKMVIAQKKFLGDMNTNKKYAIMLYLSGGDGPRVKGFGALEHHESTSVVLPEAMPKEDIDKTITDVVSHEFFHTVNPLKTHSEEIHYFDYADPKMSQHLWMYEGGTEYFANLFQIQEGLINKDQFLERIGEKIANSKSYDDTMPFTVMSKNVLVEPYKDQYRNVYEKGALLAMCLDIELRKLSNGEMGYRDMIRKLSQRFGENKPFKDDKLIDELVTVTGYPQVKDFYNKYISGNQPTPYAQYLSMVGIDIKKQESQPIFWFIKNPNETDFDQKTNAFAFDDHSALSPFAKSIGFKITDQVLALDGRTVDVKKIQDFIGYTRTIKDGQDVTVTILRDNAGKKEKMTLKGKAILDKMTMETPVFKANPTPEELKLQTQWLTGKKS from the coding sequence ATGAGAAAAACAGTACTTAGTCTCGGTATTTTTGCTTCGTTTCTAGCCAATGCCCAGTCTGTCAAAACAACCATTGATCTTGTTAATGTAAAAGATGATAAAGTAGCCGTTACCATGGAGTTTCCAAAAATGAAATCCAAGGATATTAAATTTCATTTCCCCAAAACGGTGCCGGGTACTTATTCTGTAGACGACTATGGAAGATTCATTGAAGGGATCAAATTTTACGATAATAAAGGTCAGGAACTTACATATACCAAAGTAAATGACAATACCTATTCCCTGAAAAATGCACAGGGACTTTCCAAGATCTCTTATCTTGTGAATGACAGTTTTGATGATGAATTGGATACATCAAAGCATAAAGCCGTATTTTCTCCTTCAGGAACAGATATTGAAGAAGGAAAAGTATATATGATCAATACGCACGGATTCATCGGATATATTGATAATATGCAGGATGTTCCTTATCAGCTTATCATTCAGAAGCCGGCAGATTTCTACGGAACAACTGCTTTGGTAGATCAGGACAAATCTGAAAATACAGATACCTATACCCTGGCCAACTATGCCAAGGTAACAGATTCTCCGTTAATGTATACAAAACCGGATTATATTACCTTCAATGCTGGCGGAATGGATCTGGTATTGGGCGTATATTCGCCGACAGGAAAATATAAAGCTGCCGATTTTAAAGAAAATCTTGAGAAAATGGTCATTGCTCAGAAGAAGTTTTTGGGCGATATGAATACCAATAAGAAGTATGCCATCATGCTTTATCTTTCCGGTGGTGACGGGCCTCGTGTAAAAGGTTTCGGAGCACTGGAACATCATGAATCTACCAGCGTGGTGCTTCCAGAAGCAATGCCAAAAGAAGATATTGACAAAACCATTACGGATGTGGTTTCCCACGAATTCTTCCACACGGTAAATCCTTTAAAAACACATTCAGAAGAAATTCACTATTTCGATTATGCAGATCCGAAAATGTCTCAGCACTTATGGATGTATGAAGGCGGAACGGAATATTTTGCCAATCTTTTCCAGATTCAGGAAGGATTGATCAATAAAGATCAGTTCCTGGAGAGAATTGGTGAGAAAATTGCCAACTCCAAGAGCTATGATGATACCATGCCATTCACTGTCATGAGTAAAAATGTATTGGTAGAACCTTATAAGGATCAGTACAGAAATGTTTATGAGAAAGGAGCTCTCCTGGCGATGTGTCTTGATATTGAGCTTAGAAAACTTTCCAACGGAGAAATGGGCTATCGTGACATGATCAGAAAACTGTCTCAGAGATTCGGTGAAAATAAGCCTTTTAAAGATGATAAACTGATTGATGAGCTGGTAACAGTAACCGGATACCCTCAGGTGAAAGATTTCTATAATAAATATATCTCCGGAAACCAGCCAACGCCGTATGCACAATATCTGAGCATGGTAGGTATAGATATTAAAAAGCAGGAAAGCCAGCCTATTTTCTGGTTTATCAAAAACCCGAATGAAACTGATTTTGATCAAAAGACCAATGCTTTTGCCTTTGACGATCATTCTGCTTTGTCTCCATTTGCAAAAAGTATCGGATTCAAAATTACAGATCAGGTGCTTGCTTTGGATGGAAGAACAGTTGATGTCAAAAAGATACAGGATTTTATTGGGTATACCCGAACCATCAAAGACGGACAGGATGTTACGGTAACTATTTTAAGAGATAACGCCGGCAAGAAAGAAAAAATGACTTTGAAAGGAAAAGCCATCCTGGATAAAATGACTATGGAAACGCCTGTATTTAAGGCCAATCCAACTCCAGAGGAACTGAAACTACAGACCCAGTGGCTTACTGGTAAAAAATCATGA
- a CDS encoding sensor histidine kinase, which yields MRKSILTRLNNWIIFVVMTTLVIAIVVASTSLINFLRKEEIKRISLLSKAIRIQQEVKTPDTDVLDLLPDILNINNTIPFIVTDKNKNPILDLGYYRNIPESTIKDPEKLQNLIRNMEKNYDPIEIKVPDGNNQFVYYDNSRMLNNLRYSPYILGLFILLYFGFSFWFFRTIKKTDEGYLWAGLAKETAHQIGTPLSSMIGWIEIMKLDNPDSDGVHEIEKDIERLRTISERFSKIGSVPELNDRNFNETIQENYDYLKTRISRKINFTLNLPTYTVLVPHNKILMSWVIENLVKNAVDAMKGEGAITMSVFERNKNILIEVKDNGSGMTKQQARSAFNPGYSTKKRGWGLGLSLARRVIHEYHNGDIKISQTEVGKGSTFRITIRKGENI from the coding sequence TTGAGAAAATCCATACTGACAAGGCTGAATAACTGGATCATTTTTGTAGTGATGACTACGCTGGTCATTGCCATTGTAGTAGCGTCTACATCCCTTATTAATTTTCTCAGAAAAGAGGAGATCAAAAGAATCAGTCTTCTTTCCAAAGCAATACGGATCCAGCAGGAAGTGAAAACTCCTGATACGGATGTGCTGGATCTTTTACCGGATATCCTTAATATCAATAATACCATTCCGTTTATTGTAACAGATAAAAATAAAAATCCGATCCTTGATCTCGGATATTACAGAAATATTCCTGAAAGTACCATTAAAGATCCGGAAAAACTTCAGAATCTGATCCGGAATATGGAGAAAAACTACGATCCCATCGAGATCAAAGTACCGGATGGAAATAATCAGTTTGTCTACTATGACAATTCGCGTATGCTGAATAATCTCCGGTATTCCCCCTATATTTTAGGATTATTTATTTTGCTGTATTTTGGTTTCTCTTTCTGGTTTTTCAGAACCATCAAAAAGACGGATGAAGGGTATCTGTGGGCAGGGTTGGCTAAAGAAACGGCTCACCAGATCGGAACTCCTTTATCTTCTATGATTGGCTGGATAGAAATCATGAAGCTGGATAATCCGGATTCGGATGGTGTACATGAGATTGAAAAAGATATTGAAAGACTTAGAACTATTTCTGAAAGGTTCTCAAAAATAGGATCTGTACCTGAACTGAACGACAGAAACTTCAATGAAACCATTCAGGAGAATTATGACTATCTGAAAACCAGAATTTCCAGAAAAATCAATTTTACGCTGAATCTTCCTACTTATACCGTTTTAGTTCCTCACAATAAAATTCTGATGAGCTGGGTAATTGAAAACCTGGTGAAAAACGCCGTGGATGCCATGAAAGGAGAAGGAGCCATTACCATGTCTGTTTTTGAAAGAAACAAAAATATCCTGATTGAAGTGAAAGACAACGGAAGCGGAATGACCAAGCAGCAGGCAAGAAGTGCTTTTAATCCAGGATATTCTACCAAAAAAAGAGGCTGGGGGCTGGGGCTGTCGTTAGCAAGAAGAGTGATTCATGAATATCACAACGGAGATATCAAAATTTCACAGACTGAAGTAGGAAAGGGAAGTACCTTCAGGATCACCATCAGGAAAGGGGAGAATATTTAG